From the genome of Phlebotomus papatasi isolate M1 chromosome 2, Ppap_2.1, whole genome shotgun sequence:
AGGACGAAGAATGTTTTGTTTCTTTGATCGAAAGATATTTTATAAGgcaaaacatgtaaaatgtaccttgaaaatgaaaattttcatttattttttttaatccttttattCATGTATTTAACCCATTAACTAAAAGGAAATACTTAGTTTTTTGACTTCAGATGGACCTAATCTGAGTAAAGCAAGTTTgttcaaaaaggtctccgaaatTTAGGTAAAAtcacttgaaattttaaaatattaaaatgaatatttcagaaaatatagttaaattgttaaataaatttagtattatgttgagaaaaaaaagaagaaatatttatgCTGAGAAATATTTATGCTGACATATTTATTTGAGTGTTGGGAAGGTTGGGGATAAGACAGCTTAGAAAAACAACGGACTTTTCTTAAAGCTTTTGGTTGAAACTTATTTTAGAcataatggctccgttcagtaataacctttcgaagagacaaagacACTCCAAAGCTAAGCCaagcctattcgaaaatctaccggaagcctaaagtgtaagttaatatacccgccgctttagcgctgtttgttctgccatttcgaatttcgatattcttgaccaCATCGTCAAGAATGTCAATAACtgtgtgcaaattttgctgcaaaaaagTGAACTTTTATGtagttgcaattttattaagataaatgtctgtttcatgaacttgctctcTTTTGTGTAAATCGTCAGTtcaaacgttcgaacttccaacgagtttttaggtaagttctctcagATTTactttcgaatcggtaaaggaaaaacctcaaccggagagagctctaaaatcgggaaggttattaccgAAAGAGAGGATTAAGTCGAAAGTCCGAACAACCaatatctcgaaaagccaaaatcccgaataggtcaaaattccgaaaagccaaaattccaaaagccgaAATTCGGaatggtcaaaattctgaaaaggacGAAATTATACTGAGGATAGTGTGTAGAATAATtctccaaaacacagaaaatttctctttgtctTCAAGAAGAACTGGTGCAATCTTGGGAGTaactttaagaattcgagattttggctttcgggtctttgatttttcaagatttcgacATATTCCGGAATTAGGtattcgagattttagttttcgggatcTTAACCGGACCACTATATCTATATCTTCTTGAGATTTCTTTATCAGAATTTTGTGGGAAAGGTTTGGTGTCCAAccccaaaattttggaaaaaaaagaattattcttGAGTGTTCTTTCTTATTATGTTCACCAGTTCATTATAATTTATGTCGCACATTACGGGTCCATATAAATAAAAAGGCAAACATTTGATACctatattttataggaaatttattaccCTATTATTTTGTCTAAGACTGTTTTTCTCTTgttttaacgagaaatgtgctttatAACTCATTTTTCAAAGACCGTTTTTTAGTAATCCGTTTCACCAGATATTGTACTCCACCAGACCGTACTTAATTGAGTTTCCTTTTGATAAAAGATATTTCTGAAGCAAAAGTCTAAGAAAAATCCTGGATCAGACAATAGATTCATGTTCAAGGCATCCAAAGTTTTCTCGAAGCACTCACTAATGCATATATTTTTATAGACAAGTTCATCAAATTTGGTATCTcttgtaagcaaaaaaaaatgttaggaAGTAAAACAGAAGTagtaataaatacatttttgtcCCTCACTAGTATATTCTTTACAAAAATCGGTCTAATTTTTGTAATTAAcgtatataaaatttttgcagaCTTAATAACACAAAGTCATCCAGAAATTATTTGCTAAAATCAAATTGGAATATATTAAAGTTTTTCGATGAAACTTTCTTGTCCTCTACTGCActgtcttaaaattttaaatggtttaTATAAAGTAATTTCTTTTACTAATTAAATATCGAAGTTTTTTGTCACTTGCActttaattttaatgcaaaaaatataataaaactcatcaatgaaataattaaaaaaaaaagacttggaTTATCTTACCTGTAAAGCTTTCGATGTAGTTAATAAAATCCATATATCTtccaaaatattccattttagcACGTTTTCTTGTACTCTAACTTCGACACACAAAACACAAAtgagactaaaatatttaaaaaggggTTTTTAATCGTTCCtctatattaaaatttcataattatgCACAAAACCATGTGTCGTATGGCATAAGTTAGTAGGTGAAATATACCTCATTTCCGAATGTTTTTTTgatgaaatatatttataaaaacaatatttaaataagCACAATAGTGAACTAATGCATTTAAATTTGACTTGGCAAACAGTGATTTAAATTCGCGCATGTGCAATAAAAAGttctaaagaaattttaaagcgGTTGAGAAAATAGGTTTCATGAAGCCCTATGCTCCCTGGTCACCAGGATATATCCCAAGGCTGTAATATTTAACTGGCATCTGTGGAGGAAAGATAGTGATatgcctagatcagcttattgtaggtaagattcttaacgtgagctaactcggaatgcatgcaaattcgattcagagctgaagttgggggacgccattcagttatcttgaatcaaattcgtaaaattataaaaattttacatttaaaccaaaatatcaaggatttggatggactgacagaaaagtgatatattgatgaaatgtagaccagagttttctctataattttgccgtagaacttgacctaatcgattaatcagaagccgagataatcgaggttgtttgtttctgaactcgttttttcgaccagagcgccccatgtgttcatttgatgaacttcaactatatcaaagaattattgtattttgtgagactttccatttcaaaccctattttaagtgtctttgtcgagtagaagcagtcaaattggcaccTGATGACCATGTTACATATAAGAtcaatattaagattaatacttggtgaactgcgagaatgccagcaaaagatagcaagtgttttatcttacCTCTCTCacgcgtttcgctcgaaaactgacggAATCACAGTTGGAACGCATGGAAAATtactcgaattgcctgtaatgtccaacgcacaataacttttgttttgtaaacatgtttttgacatttcaatgagagtgagtgagatctagatctagtcatttcgctcattctcatacgaaatgttgaaaacatgtttacaaacaaaagttactgtgcgctggtcataatacgTTGTAAAACACAAACGGACGTAATATAGTAAACTAGGTGCgataagttgatgagttttgcctgtaatacgattcagaaaacaattaatacgtaaagtaatatcttactcgtcatattactccactagagtgtactctttcttacacacgtgatattccatttgagattttgcatactatattcCTCtatctccggcttttcttaatattaatattaatcttatatgtgacaccacggtgagTAGTTTcgaagcgttattatgggaaaatcggtcttttcacactaaaacgacaaaatcggacagattgcATTGTCGGattgaaaaatgatgtatggacgaaatatagacaaTAATAACCTCTACAATTatcaggaaatagacggagacactgaacctttcttgattttcacaattttattctccaCGACGTTTCGACGATGGATGTCCTCTtaatcaggtatcgaatatggcagggaaaatcacgtacaggtgggaatttttacactgcacttgaactttgatcacaacttgatccgtgatgttcaccattcgactggcTGACACAGAATCTGATGAagagaggacatccatcctcgaaacgtcgtagagaataaaattgtgagaatcaagaaaggttcagtgtctccgtctattgcctgctacattctgtcgaaccgaaattcttctgaaacatctctacaattatgccgaagtaatcatcaagatcaGTAAAGCACATGTtgatataattgaggttatgtgatcttgaaattggtttttcgactgtggcgcccctggtgttagtCCCACAAACTTCAAATGTtccagaaagttgtagcatcTTTCGATATCTTTCGTTTGAACCCTCACTCgccaaaatcggtcaaatagaatcggagatatgattttttgaatttcgtgaactttgacccctgaTATCTCCAGTTGTATTTTAACCACAGtgaacccacgccactttttggaaacgtaatagactagactacaacaccctaaaattttattaactcgCACAATtcagtttttgagaaaaaggagtttaaattttgacgctatcgtagcgccacctgtggtgatcttttgaactttcatctaaaagtgctcatcgagacgaaaccaaaacaccaaaatctaggtcaaaatgttaattagaaccgaagatagtggccggtcaattttcgaactttgacccttatagctcgggtcaggggttatcgatcgacttaagtatttttttgtttgataggtataatctgcggctacaacatactaaaatttcagcccgatgcacaatggaatttttgagtccATTCGGACGCTACAATTATTTGCACCGGACGGGACTCGAAACCACTGACCGCCGAATTGTGGGTCTTACAATCCTTACaacccaagagccgaacgctttTACCAATTGAACCACGGATTCCTTTGtgtttagtaaatatgttttcaaaagtgcctatgagagtgagcgagatgaccagATCcatatttcattcactctcactgaacagtcaaaaacatgtttacaaaacaaaagttattgtttgttgagtaatgcccaacgcacaatgacttttgttggtaaacatgttttcaaatttttctgtgagagtgagcgagatgactagatctcggtttcattcactctcacagaaaaatcaaaaacatgtttacaaaacaaaagttattgtgctctggTCATAATGcctaatgtccaacgcacaataacttttgttttgtaaacatgtttttgacatttcaatgagagtgagtgagatctagatctagtcatctcgctctttctcatgagaaattttgaaaacatgtttataaaacagaAGCTATTGTGCTAAGACCGTTATGACGCATGGGAAAAGTATACATTCAACGGACATTGAAATTTAAAGGATGCTGATGTGTTTATTCTTGTTTGTGTATACAAAGAATATTACTGCTGAATTTATAGTTATTCCAAGCACTCTGCTATAAATGCATATAGACAGTAGAAGTCAGGAGTTTCATTGTTGCAACAGTAAGCAACTCCACTATGGCAGCATCCAGTTATTCTTCCTCCTGTGAAATCACAAATATAGGATCCCGCGGACGGACAGGCAGGATCACCAGCTCCAGCTACCAAGGTCACGATTAAGCCAATTGCAATGATTCCCACAGCAAACTTCATGGTTCTTCGGTTTCTTCTTATTACTTCAGCTTTAGAGACACAGCAAGTGTAATACTTTTGGTAACTGATGCCACTTGTTCCAAAACTGTTGCCTTATATACCAAAATTTTCAGTCTTCACAATTGGAAAATTATGGCGAATTTTATCGTCTGCTGCACatggaaaataaattaagaaaatttgtgTTAATGCAAAATTTTGGCAATGTCTTACCATCAATGATATTTACACGTGTGTGTCTAATAACTCGAATAACTAAGGAAATGTTGATAACTGATAACAAACAAAATTTTACCAGATATTCATTCCAACATTATtgttaatattataataaagaaCTTGTAGCGAACACGCGTACAGATAgagtaaaatttcattatggATATAgagataataaaaagaaaacaatagtCAAGACAATAGCCAATGAAAATTGTCATTTGAGtactatgcaaattttctcttatcACTGATCCACAAGCAGAGGGAAAAATTAGTGATCAGTCCAGATAATGCCATGTGGTAGATGAGATCCTCTTAATGACCTTTTTGAGATTCTGGATAATCctatttagggcagaatcacatagacaataaaatgctcgccgtagcctcaccgtatttcgttaatttatgcattttcattgcaattcttacgcaaattttccattaccgtattaccttatttcatatactcggtggcactaggtgaaaataatataagaaaattgaacaaataaaaggaaaattcgataaacggtgagcaaaaaaaactgtaagagaaattaatcgtacagtttttgtGCTAACATATGAAACATTAtataacatatgaaaatttgaatttctcagaaattccgcagaaattctgcggtaattctgcagaaattcagcagacaCAGAAATTGTTTCGAAATTAAACAAACTCTATTAccttttaacaaattttatttcactttttcttcacaaattaaTTTCGCGTGTTCTCTTCTCTCTTTCTCCTGTCACTCTGTCATTTTCCGCTGGGCGCGCTCATGGTGCTCGGTGGaagttaatttttaaatttccgtTAATAGAAATTCCTCAGATATTCCGCAGAAATTCTACAGAAATTCTGCAGATATATCggagaaattttgcagaaattccacagaaattctACAGACATTATACAGAAATTATGCAGATATTCCAGAGAAATTCTGTGGAAATTCAGTAAAAATTCCGCAGAATTTCTGagtatttaaattgaaaagccctgtcaaataatttcgtcagatatctttgagatttctgcagaaaatatctacacctctgccgaaaatctgccgagaaatctgtagatattcctaggaattttatttgggctcctggaatcctggtgcatactctgacgaatttctgtagatattttgccgattttctgtaaattttaCTACATTCTAGACTTTTCACACAGCtatgtctgaaaagatggaatatttttcactgatgtttgcaaaattcaatagagtgattcttggtgatttcacagtgtttatataaaataaagaattctgcgacgtcgtGTTCTAAGTAAAGAATAGTGAAGTGAcatctttaaacacagtgtcgacctaaatttcgtgttttggtatcattcgattggcgatttttaagaaattagtaatttttcttgaatctttttactcatctaaaatgtttaatcggaaatgcttgttaagcagagcataccattttctttgtaacttctacagtttcttgataaatcaacaatatttttgttgagacaatggagactatgcagattttctatgcagaaattctgccgaaaatctacagattttctaggcagaaattctgccttCAATATACAGATttcctctgaatgtactagaatataccgttacaattcaaaaaacctccgagtaaaatcggcaggtagagcaatgatttcatggaaattattttgtgggatcttccGAGTTATTTAcaaatcagtttaaatcggttgagagacgataaatggtaaatgatgcgaaagtacttttgattgatagcatctaagtcacgagttcgagcaattcgcaaagcctgggatgctttatcatgtaattttaactttgcaaaaaattgttcCTGgggatttcgttcatttttggaaatgttttggagctgatccagctgaacatttcgtccttagacatctatcaccggaaaaatcgccatcttgaattattcaaggtcaaaggtcaactaccctggagaacctaattttcaacggatttggttaaatttggatatttttgaaatatattttttttattgtgaacctgactgcatcggtcatattcgataatggatcgggaaagtaatggtaatagctctattttaaaaatactgtttttcgcagtttttcagtcttttgacccatataaaatttgaacggtaagagatatcaacttccggtcttcgataacCCCTCCTCAAATTACATTATCTCGAAGCTAATATCTTTAGTTTTTCCCGCTCCcctttcatgcgttccctattcccctaaaaataagtcaaaaattatgtttttctaagtttgaaaaaaatcggccctggcgatttctttcatttttggaaatgttttggagctaatccagctgaacatttcgtccttagacatctatcaccggaaaaatcgccatcttgaattattgaaggtcaaaagctTATTTTTCATCAGATTTGGCCAgtgaattaattaaaaggttaatgattttttttgaaaccctcttcgtgaacaattttcaactttaagacggttttgtggtgatttatagacaataATTTCATATGCATcagaaaaaattgcgaaaaggtAAGGCAAGAGCTCTTTCTCTAGATTTCGAGCAGCtggcaaagcctcggacgctttgccatcccttttttatgttttaagaGAGTTgcacaaattttaaattgtgataaatattcttttaactaaaaaacaatattttactcaacatttaaattacaaattaaaatcaCGGAACTTGTAAGACAGAATTATACCGTCCTGTGAGAAAAAGTAGTCTggtctcttgaaaaaaaaaaactcaagcaaaaaaacatattttagattttttttaaaattgttttattaattttatttatattttttataaacacTAAAGCAGGTTGGATGAGCTTTTAGAAAATCCTTGGTATCTCTGGCTCTGGCTGCAGGTCTTCGTTGACCCTTCCCATGATGCTGATGGAATTGATCCGGATCATGGTGTTAGAGTTTCTGTGGAAGTTTACCCTGCGGTACTGCTTCCGCTTTCTCATGCGGAAATTTGTGCGAGTGTGACTCAGTGTCTTCTCAATGACCGTCGCCTGGACATTAACCAATCCCTTCTGGACAATTGGCCTCCCGATCAAGGAGAAATCCTTCCCTCCAGCCGCCAAAACCTGCAAAAAGAAATCTTGAAGATGACAATATTACAGGACTTTTAGAGACTTCTCACCTTATCCAGCCGAATCTTGTCTCCAGCATCTGGTGGCCAACCTCCTTCAACGACAATAATATCTCCGGACGTTACTTTGAACTGCTTCCCGCACAAATGCACCACCGCAAAGAGGCGACCTTCTTCCTTAGCAGCCAGCTGCTGATTGACTCTCTCGATGGTCTTCTGGTTCGAGGAGACATCCGTGCTCAAATCCTTTGCCGCAGCAACGGAATCAGAAGCGATctttgaggaaaattgggcaGTTTGCGGGAAGCTCAAGGATTTGAGGGAGTctgaaaatacaatttaatcagtaatttatcattttattgaCTAAAATAGATAACTCACTTGTTAATCCTATTATGCTGCTTCTAAATTGTGAGCTACATAGTCTATTAAGTAGCATTTTGATACAAATTATTAACTTTTCTTCATACGAAAACAAACACACGATGGTTTTCCGGAAAAAATTGTGACAGAAAAATGACGTCACAAATTTTAAGGTTGCCAGATGGAGCAAAGAATTGCTCAATTTGCTACGCgggaattttgaaattgtgaCGGTTATTTCGGGCCTTGTTTATCATGGACTTCAGGTTCAGACTTAGGGCTTAGCCACATGGTTTAATATTAATGGGATTGGATATTAATGGTACATGATCCATAAGTAAATTCTGAAAAAcgtgaaaaactaataa
Proteins encoded in this window:
- the LOC129802117 gene encoding 39S ribosomal protein L21, mitochondrial, encoding MLLNRLCSSQFRSSIIGLTNSLKSLSFPQTAQFSSKIASDSVAAAKDLSTDVSSNQKTIERVNQQLAAKEEGRLFAVVHLCGKQFKVTSGDIIVVEGGWPPDAGDKIRLDKVLAAGGKDFSLIGRPIVQKGLVNVQATVIEKTLSHTRTNFRMRKRKQYRRVNFHRNSNTMIRINSISIMGRVNEDLQPEPEIPRIF